The Flavobacteriales bacterium genomic sequence CGACATTAGAGACAAAGAGAAAATGAATCAAATATTTCTAGAGGAAAAGCCCAATATCATAGTTCATTTAGCCGCTATTGTCGGAGACCCTGCCTGTAAGGCGCTTCCCCTTGAAGCCGAATCTACAAACGATAAAGCTTCGGTATACCTTCTTCAGCTCGCCAATCGATACAATGTGGAACAATTTATTTTTTCTTCTACCTGTAGCAATTATGGAAAAACGAACGACGATGAGATAGTTCATGAAGACTCGCTTCTTAATCCAGTTTCTTTGTATGCCGAATCGAAAGTAAATTTCGAAAAGCTGCTTTTAGCCAATAGTAACACCTCACTGAATACTTGCGTTCTTCGATTCGCTACTGTATTTGGCATCTCTCCGAGAATGCGATTCGATCTCACAATTAATGAATTCACACGAGATTTACACTTAGGGAAGGAGCTGCATATTTATGGTCCACAGTTTTGGCGACCATATTGCCATGTGCAAGATCTTGCTCGGAGCATTTCCCTCATTATAGAAAGTGACCGTAATAAAACCAATAGAAGAGTTTTTAATGTTGGTAGTAACAAAGAGAACTTTCAAAAAGCACAACTCGCGGAAAAACTAAAACATGTTATTCCAAACTGCCAAATAGCATTCGTTGATAAAGAAAAAGATCCTAGAAGCTATCAGGTTTGTTTCGACCGTATTACAAATGAACTCGGCTATACGATCACTAAAAACGTCGATCAAGGCATTGAAGAGATTAAAAATATGTTAGCTAATAAAGAAATCACCGATCCGTTTCACGAAAAGCACAGAAACACTTGAAAAACTTATTAGCCATTATTCCTGCCAGGCAAGGATCTCAACGACTCACGGATAAAAACTTCACAGACTTTGAAGGAATACCTCTATATCTAAGGGCGGTTGCACAAGCCCTCGATCTCCCTTTTGTATCTCGAACTATTTTATCCTCAGATAAAAACCAACAAGAGCTTACTCTTCCTGCTAAGGTAGAATTTGACCAAAGGCCGGAAAACCTATCCCTAGGTGAAACTTCTAGTTCAGAATTAGCCAAATACCTTTGGGATAAATATGGAAAAAACCATGATGGTATTCTTTGGTTACAGCCGACTTCCCCTCTTCGCAATACAAAAGATCTTATACAGGCCTATTCCGAATGGAATAAAAAAAGTGCAATGGTAAGTTGTTATAAGGGAGAAGGTAAGTTTCCTAGGTTCGCGTACAATGGAACGCTGAATAATATATCCGAGGGGAATGAAGTATGCCTAAATGGAGCAATGTTCTTTCTCGCTCCAGAAGATATTTCTAATCCAGATTGGTCTATTGGCGCACAACCTTACTACATGAGTAGAGACTCTAGTATTGATATTGATGACAAATCGGATTGGGAACAGGCGGTTCGATTATTCCAAACAAAGCTTTAAAGCATGTTCTAAATCTTTGGCAAGAAAAACACTTGGCAATAGATGTTTTTTCTTAATTGTCCGTTCCCATTTTAAATGTGTAGAGTTGTACAAATTCATCAATGAGATTGTCTTTACATGTTCCGACAGATGATTCAAAGCGGCACTATGAGCTCCTATCATACACTCCTTAACCGAATTAGCATAACACTCAACAGGAAGACTTGTATCTATAACAGTGAACTTTTTCAAGTCTTTGTGCAATTCTATATTTGGATGTTTTTTCACAACCACCCTTTTCTCCTTTTCTTGTAGAAAATCTAGAATATGAATAACAGAGCTAACATAACTCTCTGAGTCATACCCATTATCGATAAAGAGCACATCGCATTCAAATTCGTTAACTCCCTTTAAAAGACTATCACAGTTCTGTTTAAATATTGTGGGATCAATTTCTGGCTCATCAACAGTTTTAAATTCTTTCTGTAATTCACTAATACCCATTCCTACCAGGTAATTCCTTCCATCATTAAACAAAGCGAGGTCTAATCCCAATAGTTTCTCCATCCTCAACTTTTGTTTAAATCGGTATCGGCCAGAATCGCTTAACATCCAAAGAGAAAACAAACTAACATCTTTATGAACCAGGTCTAATAAGCTAAATACAACATAGTTAGACTTTCTTAATTGATGTAACACATAAAGGTCATAGATCCCATAAGCATAGAATCCAAATTGGATCTTTTCACCTGAAAACTGTTTAGTAAACAAATCTAACTCCAACTTATAAGACTCAGATATACCTTTCCCATCCCCGGTTTCTACAGGAATATAGAAACAAGTAATAGAGTTATTTGCGGCAAAATCTTTAATTCCCTTATTCCGAGTAATTAATTTGATATCCCGAACGATGTATCTTCTTAAAGCCTGATAAACAGAATTGAATGAAGGAGCATAAATGCAAATCATGTTGGGTTCACTTAATCTGTAACGAAATTAAATTGATGATCAAAACAAACGTAGTTATTTATTGTGGAGATATTAAACCCATTTAACAATGAATAAAACATCATATATAAATGAGTTTTACCTCTTGTTCATAGTACAAACTCCCAACTATTTAACTTTCTTTGATATCAAATAAAAGTAAGCATGACAAGACAAGGCAATTTGATTTACGACGTAGGTATGCACAAGGGTGAGGATACTGCGTATTATCTAAAAAAAGGCTTTAATGTTATTTCTTTTGAAGCAGATCCAGACCTAGCTAACGCATGTCGAGATAAGTTCGCCAGCGAAATAGACCAAGGGAAACTTACTATTGTAGAAGGTGCAATCGTAACTATTAAAGAGGGTGACGATGCCAATGAAAAGATAAAATTTTACAAAAACAGCAAACAGTCTGTATGGGGAACAGTGGTAGATGACTGGGCTGAGCGCAATGAACAATTTGGTTCAGGGAGCACTATTATTGAAGTTCAGAAAATAAACTTTGCCGATTGTGTGCGGAAATATGGAGTACCTCACTACTTAAAAATAGACATCGAAGGAATGGATACTGTGTGCTTGCACGCACTCCTGGAGTTTGATGAGAAACCAGCCTATATCTCTATCGAGTCGGAAAAACTAAACTTCGATCAGCTTGTTAAGGAATTTGATTTATTCTCAGAACTCGGATATTCTAACTTTCAAAACGTAAACCAAGCATTAATCTCGAAACAGCAAGAACCTAATCCGTCTGAAGAAGGCCACTACATAGGAGAAACATTCATTTCAGGAAGCACAGGCTTGTTTGGAAAGGACCTATCCGACGCTTGGATTTCAAGAGAACAGTCAATCGAGGGTTATAAAAAAATATTCGACGGTTATAAAAACTTTGGAGACAAAAGCCCTTTCAGGAATACATATATCGGCAAAAAAATAGTTCGATATATGAATAAACACTGGGGATTCCCTGGGTGGTTTGACACCCATGCTAAACACAACTCTATAAAATAAGCTCTTTCACTATGCCAAATGCGATAATAAGTGCAATTAAAGAGCTCTATCCTTCTAAGAGTATTATTCCTCTACATGAACCTCTTATAGGTAAAGCTGAAAAAGACAATGTTACGAAATGTTTAGAGTCTACATTTATTTCTAATTCGGGCGAGTATATCGATCTATTTGAGAAGAAAATAAAGGAACTGAGTGGTGCTAAATATGCATTAGCAGTAAATAGTGGCACTAGTGCATTGCATCTTTCGTTAGCTGGACTTAATATTAAACCTGGCGATGAGGTAATAACACAGTCCTTTAGTTTCGTTGCAACAGCAAATGCTATTTCATATCATGGAGCGACTCCCATATTTATGGATATTGATGACCAGACACTCGGAATGGCTCCCAACAACCTTTTCAATTTTCTAAATGAAATGGTTGATGTAAAGGATGGAATTCCATTTAACATAGAAACAGGTAAAAACATTGCCGCTTGTATTCCAGTACATACACTTGGTCACCCTTGCGAAATAGAAGACATCCTAGCCATTTGTGAAGAAGTAAATCTACCCGTATTAGAGGATGCTGCAGCCGCATTTGGCTCTACATTTAACAACCAACAAGTAGGTACGTTTGGAAAAGCAGGTGCATTCAGTTTTAATGGGAATAAATTATTTACTACCGGAGGAGGTGGCGCCATAGTAACAGACGATGAAGAATTATATAATACGATTTCTCATTTAGCGAAAGTTGCCAAGGTTGAAGATTCTATTAATTTATTGCACGATAAAATCGGGTACAACTGCAAGATATCGAATTTGCATGCTGCTGTTGGCTGTGCACAATTAGACCGTTTTAATGAATTTCTCGAAAACAAAAGAAATTTAGCGTCGGAATACACAAATTCATTTTCGGATTTGGAGGCAGAGCTGATACAAGAGCCTATCAACTGCAAATCCAATTACTGGATGAATGCTCTGCTATTTAAGAATACATCTAGTAAAGAAGTATTTATACGAGAATCTCAAAAGGAAGGAATACTTGCCAAAGCGGCTTGGACTCCCCTGCCTGAACTCGAGATGTACAAGAGTTGTCTTTGTGATGATCTTGAAGTGACGAATGACCTTGTGAATAGAATGGCTTTTATTCCAAGTAGTCTACTACTAGAATAACTCCTTATACAGTTTAACAACACTAATTCTAGAATAGAGATCCTCTACCAGGGTGCGCGTATTATAATTAGAATAATTAGAAATACATCGATGCACTTTATCTCTTAACTCTTTCGCATTAGAAATGTCATTCAATAGTTCTCCTGTTTGACCAGGAATCACATATTCAGGGATTGCTGTTACGTTGCTACCAACAACTGGAATATTACAACTCATTGCTTCTAAAGCAACCAAACCAAGGCTTTCTGAATGACTTGGAAACAAGAGGATATGTATTTGTTCGTAATACTCTTTCATCGATTCCCCCTCAAAAGGTTTATGCACTACTACTTTCTTACTAGCCCTTAGTCTTGGCAGATACCGGTCTTTTTCGAAACCATAATTTATTACATGAAGTTTAATCTTCATTCCCATATCCTGCTCTATTTCTGGAATTAAGTCTAAGAAAGCCAAAATCAATTCAATGCCTTTTTCAGCAATTAATGACGATGCAAAACCTAAGTGCACCTCACCAGCTAGTATTTTTTTTTCTACATTATACCATTCGGTGTCGACACCTCCACTCGGACTAATAATTATTCTTTCGTGTTTAATTAAGAAATTCTCCATCATCCCCCTTTTAATATATTCGGAAGGAGCTATGTGAATAAAATCAGCTCTAATAGCCTTCTTCATACCTTCATTCATCCGTTTCAGACTAGCAACATTATTTCGAAGTTCACTGCCATGCCAATGAATCACAACCTTTCTCATTTTACGAGTCTTCCTTTGTAAGCCCGAATACAAAAGATTAAAATGATTTATATATACGACATCATACTTTTGATAATCCCGAAAGGTGGCAAGGCGCAAGAGGTAAGTAAAGGCATCGATAATTTTCATCACGCCCTTTGTCTTATTTATGGTGCTAACAAGAAGCTGAACAGTGCTGCCACTATCCGACAAACAACCTTCAATTCTCTTGATATAAGAAGCAATCTGAGGATCTTTTTCTGTGGGATACCTATTATTCAATAATAGAATTTTCATAAATCCAGGAGCCGTTTATTTAATTATCTTTGATTTTATAACATAAAGATAGCAAACGTATGATTTTTGGAATAGGAACAGGCCGTTGTGGTACACAGAGCTTGTCTAATCTTTTAGATCAACAAAAAGGGCATCACCTTACACACGAATACGAGGGCCCTATCCCTTGGGAGTTAAACCCAGTTGCCATTAAAGCACACATCCAGAAATTAGAAGCAAACAATTTTACTGGTGATATAGGTTTTTATTTTTTGCCATATATAGAATATATCCTCACAGAAATCGATTCAAACGCTAAATTCCCTTGTTTACAAAGAGATAAAGAACAAACTGTTAACAGTTACTTTGTAAAAAGTGGTAACAGGAATCCATGGAGTATTCATGATGGAAGCAAATATTCAATCGATGCTAAATGGGATTTGGGATATCCAAAGTATGATACCGATGACAAATTAGAAGGTATTAATATGTATTACGATGAGTACTACAAAACGGCGAATGAGCTATCCATAAAATTCCCGAATAATGTAAGGGTATTCCCTACTGACGATTTAAATACGGACGAAGGAGTTAGGAACATACTTCAGTTTTGCGGAATAGAAAATCCAATAGTAGAAACTAAAATCGCATCAAACAAGCTTATCAAAAAACCATGGTACCAACGAGTATTTCACAAGCTTTTAACCTCTAAGTAAATCTTTGGAAACACCTAGGAATATTGTCGCTTCTGTAGTTGTGTGTATGCACAACGAGGAAAAGTATATCAGGCAGTGCCTAGATTCTCTTGTCAATCAAACTTATAGTCATGAACTTTTTGAGATTATCGTTATCGATGATGAATCGAATGATAATTGCACGAGTTATGTTCAAAAAATCATCAAAGAGAGAAAAGGTCTATTTCCTAGGATAAACCTTACCCGAATAGTAAACAGCAAATTATCCATTGCTAGAAACGAAGGGATAAAAAGATCTAATGGGGATTACATCATGTTTATTGATGGAGACGCCGTTGCTAATTTAGATTGGCTGGAAGCCTATGTAGATGTCTTTGAGAAAACTAAATGTGATTACAGTGGCGGTAAAATAGAATTACTGAATACAAAAAATCCCTTCGCGCGGCTGCTACAGGAGACACGCTTTAAACAATCGATGAAAAGCGTAGATAGTCCAAATTTTCTTCATGGTGTTAATATGGCTTTTCGAAAAGAAGTCTTTGAACAGTATGCCGGATTTTGCGAAAATTTATTTAGAGGAGAAGAAACAGCATTTACATTCTTAATAAGGAAAGACAGAATATGGGCCCCAGCGGAGAAAGCTATCGTACTTCATGAACGTCACGAATCGTTTAAGGCTTGGTGGAATATATATATAAAAGACATTTCGATGTCGTACAGAACGAACAAGGTAATAGCTCAAAACTCTATACTTCTTGCACTTAGACATCAAGTTAATTATGTAAAATCAATTTGCTTTTACCTCCTGGTTATATCCTCTTTTTTTATCGAGAGTTTATGGATCCTAGCGTTACTCTCTCCAATATTCCTTAAGCAAGGAGCCATTTT encodes the following:
- a CDS encoding FkbM family methyltransferase, with the protein product MTRQGNLIYDVGMHKGEDTAYYLKKGFNVISFEADPDLANACRDKFASEIDQGKLTIVEGAIVTIKEGDDANEKIKFYKNSKQSVWGTVVDDWAERNEQFGSGSTIIEVQKINFADCVRKYGVPHYLKIDIEGMDTVCLHALLEFDEKPAYISIESEKLNFDQLVKEFDLFSELGYSNFQNVNQALISKQQEPNPSEEGHYIGETFISGSTGLFGKDLSDAWISREQSIEGYKKIFDGYKNFGDKSPFRNTYIGKKIVRYMNKHWGFPGWFDTHAKHNSIK
- a CDS encoding glycosyltransferase family 4 protein encodes the protein MKILLLNNRYPTEKDPQIASYIKRIEGCLSDSGSTVQLLVSTINKTKGVMKIIDAFTYLLRLATFRDYQKYDVVYINHFNLLYSGLQRKTRKMRKVVIHWHGSELRNNVASLKRMNEGMKKAIRADFIHIAPSEYIKRGMMENFLIKHERIIISPSGGVDTEWYNVEKKILAGEVHLGFASSLIAEKGIELILAFLDLIPEIEQDMGMKIKLHVINYGFEKDRYLPRLRASKKVVVHKPFEGESMKEYYEQIHILLFPSHSESLGLVALEAMSCNIPVVGSNVTAIPEYVIPGQTGELLNDISNAKELRDKVHRCISNYSNYNTRTLVEDLYSRISVVKLYKELF
- a CDS encoding LegC family aminotransferase, with product MPNAIISAIKELYPSKSIIPLHEPLIGKAEKDNVTKCLESTFISNSGEYIDLFEKKIKELSGAKYALAVNSGTSALHLSLAGLNIKPGDEVITQSFSFVATANAISYHGATPIFMDIDDQTLGMAPNNLFNFLNEMVDVKDGIPFNIETGKNIAACIPVHTLGHPCEIEDILAICEEVNLPVLEDAAAAFGSTFNNQQVGTFGKAGAFSFNGNKLFTTGGGGAIVTDDEELYNTISHLAKVAKVEDSINLLHDKIGYNCKISNLHAAVGCAQLDRFNEFLENKRNLASEYTNSFSDLEAELIQEPINCKSNYWMNALLFKNTSSKEVFIRESQKEGILAKAAWTPLPELEMYKSCLCDDLEVTNDLVNRMAFIPSSLLLE
- a CDS encoding glycosyltransferase, whose product is METPRNIVASVVVCMHNEEKYIRQCLDSLVNQTYSHELFEIIVIDDESNDNCTSYVQKIIKERKGLFPRINLTRIVNSKLSIARNEGIKRSNGDYIMFIDGDAVANLDWLEAYVDVFEKTKCDYSGGKIELLNTKNPFARLLQETRFKQSMKSVDSPNFLHGVNMAFRKEVFEQYAGFCENLFRGEETAFTFLIRKDRIWAPAEKAIVLHERHESFKAWWNIYIKDISMSYRTNKVIAQNSILLALRHQVNYVKSICFYLLVISSFFIESLWILALLSPIFLKQGAIFKRYGNFKYYFFSVFVACADLVIRIYYITFGIIKNIGVKLIPAFTSNPKVLLENTTEV
- a CDS encoding SDR family oxidoreductase — translated: DIRDKEKMNQIFLEEKPNIIVHLAAIVGDPACKALPLEAESTNDKASVYLLQLANRYNVEQFIFSSTCSNYGKTNDDEIVHEDSLLNPVSLYAESKVNFEKLLLANSNTSLNTCVLRFATVFGISPRMRFDLTINEFTRDLHLGKELHIYGPQFWRPYCHVQDLARSISLIIESDRNKTNRRVFNVGSNKENFQKAQLAEKLKHVIPNCQIAFVDKEKDPRSYQVCFDRITNELGYTITKNVDQGIEEIKNMLANKEITDPFHEKHRNT